Proteins co-encoded in one Hyla sarda isolate aHylSar1 chromosome 4, aHylSar1.hap1, whole genome shotgun sequence genomic window:
- the EGR1 gene encoding early growth response protein 1, with translation MAAAKAEMLISPLQISDPFSSFPHSPTMDNYPKLEEMMLLNSGGSQFLGATVPEGSGFNSPGEGAENFDHLAADAFSEMSLNAEKSAIETSFANHTTRLPSLTYTGRFSLEPAPNSSNTLWPEPLFSLVSGLVGMANPPPTSTPSSSPSSSASSSSSQSPPLSCSVQSSDSSPIYSAAPTFPNSSTDIFSDQSSQSFQNVSTSSIQYPPPAYPITKTSFQVPMIPDYLFPQQQGDVSLVTSEQKPFQSIESRPHQPSLTPLSTIKAFATQTVSQELKSINNNTYQSQLIKPSRMRKYPNRPSKTPPHERPYACPVESCDRRFSRSDELTRHIRIHTGQKPFQCRICMRNFSRSDHLTTHIRTHTGEKPFACDICGRKFARSDERKRHTKIHLRQKDKKTDKATPVSVASPISSYSPSASTSYPSPVPTSYSSPVSSSYPSPVHSSFPSPSTAVTYPSVTTTFQVQGITSFPSSIVTNSFSSPVSSALSDMSVTYSPRTIEIC, from the exons ATGGCAGCTGCCAAAGCAGAGATGCTCATCTCACCTCTGCAGATCTCTGACCCGTTCAGTTCATTCCCCCATTCTCCCACCATGGATAACTACCCTAAACTGGAAGAGATGATGCTGCTCAACTCAGGGGGATCCCAGTTCCTGGGCGCTACAGTCCCCGAGGGCAGCGGATTCAACTCCCCTGGGGAGGGGGCCGAGAATTTCGACCACCTGGCAGCAG ATGCCTTCTCTGAGATGTCTCTGAACGCTGAGAAATCTGCCATCGAGACCAGCTTTGCCAACCATACCACCAGGCTGCCATCTCTGACATACACTGGTCGTTtctccctggagcctgcacccaaCAGCAGCAACACCTTATGGCCAGAGCCTCTGTTCAGCCTTGTCAGTGGACTAGTGGGGATGGCAAACCCACCCCCCACCTCAACACCTTCATCTTCACCGTCCTCCTCAGCATCATCTTCTTCTTCCCAGAGTCCTCCTCTAAGCTGCTCTGTTCAGTCAAGTGACAGCAGCCCAATATACTCTGCAGCACCAACCTTCCCTAACTCAAGCACAGACATCTTCTCTGACCAGTCATCTCAGTCTTTTCAGAATGTTTCTACATCTTCAATTCAGTATCCACCTCCTGCATATCCTATCACCAAGACCAGTTTCCAGGTGCCAATGATCCCAGACTACCTGTTTCCACAGCAACAGGGAGATGTCAGCCTGGTAACTTCAGAGCAGAAACCTTTCCAATCTATCGAAAGCAGACCCCACCAGCCTTCTCTCACACCCCTTTCTACCATCAAGGCCTTTGCAACACAGACTGTTTCCCAAGAACTCAAGAGTATCAATAACAATACTTATCAAAGTCAGCTCATCAAACCGAGCAGAATGCGGAAATACCCCAATCGCCCCAGTAAGACCCCTCCTCATGAGAGACCTTATGCCTGTCCCGTTGAGTCTTGTGACAGAAGGTTCTCCAGGTCTGATGAACTGACAAGGCACATCCGTATTCACACTGGGCAAAAGCCCTTCCAGTGTCGCATTTGCATGAGGAATTTCAGCAGAAGTGACCATTTAACAACTCATATCCGTACACAtacaggggaaaagccatttgCCTGTGACATTTGTGGTAGGAAATTTGCAAGAAGTGATGAGAGAAAGAGACACACTAAAATTCACTTGAGGCAAAAGGACAAAAAGACTGATAAGGCAACACCAGTGTCTGTGGCATCCCCCATTTCTTCCTATTCTCCATCAGCTTCAACATCTTACCCATCCCCAGTGCCAACATCTTACTCATCCCCAGTGTCTTCATCCTACCCATCACCAGTCCACAGTTCTTTTCCATCTCCTTCCACAGCCGTTACATACCCATCTGTTACCACAACCTTCCAGGTTCAAGGTATAACTAGCTTCCCATCTTCAATAGTCACCAACTCCTTCAGTTCACCTGTGTCCTCAGCACTTTCTGATATGTCAGTAACATATTCTCCCAGGACAATTGAAATCTGTTGA